A window of the Candida orthopsilosis Co 90-125, chromosome 1 draft sequence genome harbors these coding sequences:
- a CDS encoding Atp17 mitochondrial ATPase complex subunit, with protein sequence MSFVIRRQLSSLIPPKIASAKNLGSAPNAKRMQEVVSFYKKLPQGQAPAAKKPTNPLARYRAAYFDGDNASGKPLLHLALVVLIFGYSLEYQHLKAHH encoded by the exons ATGTCATTTGTTATTAGAAGACAATTGTCGTCATTGATTCCACCAAAGATTGCTTCCGCAAAG AATCTTGGCTCAGCTCCAAATGCCAAAAGAATGCAAGAAGTTGTTTCATTCTACAAGAAGTTGCCACAAGGACAAGCACCAGCTGCCAAAAAGCCAACAAACCCATTGGCAAGATACAGGGCCGCTTACTTTGATGGCGACAACGCTTCAGGTAAACCATTGCTTCATTTGGCTCTTGTTGTCCTCATCTTTGGTTACTCTTTGGAATACCAACACTTAAAAGCTCATCACTAG
- a CDS encoding Lsm6 Lsm protein: MSDSEFDRTDPSKFLGDLIGSPVRVKLYSGVEYRGDLQTIDGYMNVVLENGKEFINGDVTRDYGDLFLRGNTVLYITEN; the protein is encoded by the exons ATGTCAGACTCTGAATTTGATAGAACTGATCCATCCAAGTTCTTAGGTGACCTAATAGGCTCTCCAGTGAGAGTCAAGTTGTACAGTGGAGTTGAATATCGCGGTGACTTGCAAACCATTGATGGGTACATGAATGTCGTATTAGAGAATGGTAAagaatttatcaatggcGACGTAACTAGAGACTATGGTGACTTGTTTCTTAGAGGAAACACTG TTTTGTACATCACtgaaaattga